Genomic segment of Bacteroidota bacterium:
TAATAAAATTTTTTGTCGGCTTGATCTGGTTATAGCTTACAGCAGCAGTATTGGCAATTTCATTGGCAGCTGCGAGAAAGCCCATATCGTTCGGGTCATACTTAGCCGATTCAATATTATTCGCAAATGAATACTGCCAGTAGCCGCTTACTTTGGCAAATTTCAGCATAGTATTGAAACCATCATAGGGTGAAGCTGTCCATACTTTACTGTATCGTGTAGTGCCCTGTAAAAGATGTGAACCTTTTTTATTGTACAAGGCGAAATCGAATGCACTCACATTGGCATCACGGGACATGCCATTGCGCAGCACATTGGTATTGGTAAACGTGAGATAAGATCTTCCTTTCAATGCCTGATCAAATACAATGATATTATAATTTGCCAGCGGCTCTGTATTGATCTTTGTTTCTACACCGGTCGTTTTATCTTTAACCTTTGCGTACATCGGTGCAGTAACCGCATTAAAAACACCAATGCCTAATTTTTTATCTGTACGACCGGAAAATTTAATACCATTATATAATTGTGTGATGGATGGATTCTTTACCAATTCGAGGTTCGGGTCTGTATCAACCATATCCCTTACTGAAAAATACCCGGTAGGTGTCCGACCTATCCTTCTTGAATAAAACAAACCAGATTTATTAAACAATTCCGTTCCTTCAGTAAAGAAAGGACGGTTCTCCGTAAATTTTTGTTCGTAAGGTGTGAGATTGTTGATCACATTATCAGAAATTACCTGGCCAAAATCAGGGATCAATGTGGCATCAAGTGTAAAGCTTTCATTCAATCCATACTTAATATCCATTCCGCCATTACGGAGCCATTTGTTATTAAAGCCATCTTTATGAGGTGATGAACTGAAACCGGTAGATACATATGGTGAAAAACTTAGACGGAGTGGTGGTTCAATATTTTTAAGTGATACCAGTTCGCCAAACTGGTTTACAAAACCGTTGATCTCCGGGTCCACATGTCGCCAGAAACTTCTTTCATTGTTCGTTCTCATAAAACGCATGAATTGCAAACCCCAGGTCTGCACTTCTGCTTTGGGAAAACGAAGTGATAAATAAGGTATCCGCATTTCCACTACCCATCCATCAGCTTTCATACTTACCTGGCTGTTCCAAACAGCCTCCCAGGTTTTATCACCGTAAGAATCAAAATCAGTTGTTGCATTAGGCGACAAACGGGCATCTGTTTGCACATTAGCAGTAGTAACCAGGAATTGAAATCCATTTTGCTTGTCACCATACGTGTCAAAAAAAACAGAGAAATAATCAACATCTTTTCTCCCCTCATCATCTCGTGAAGTAAATTGTTTTCTTATTTGTGAAGGCTCATCATATAAATAAGCGCCGATGTAAATGGCTGCATTATCATACACAATACGCACTTCTGTTTTTTTAGTGGCTGGTTCACCTACGTTTGGAGAATTTTGTATAAAGCCGGTAAGAATAGTAGCATTTACCCATGCAGCATCATCAAGGTTACCATCAATTTTAGGCACCGATAAAGTCTTAACCGCCTCGACAGATTTGTTTTGTGATTGAGCAGTCAGAATGGCAAACAATAAAGTAAACAGAACCAAAACTCCGGTCTTCATACAGTAAATTGGGTTTACAAACAAGGGTACAAAGCTCAGAGACCTTAACCATTTAGTAAAGGCTGCAAAATACACCAAAATAGCTGTAATTGAACCGTAATTTTACCTCTCAATTCATCCTTTTCTTTAATGTTACTACCTGCTCCTGCAGATTATTTACCAATGATGCCAACTGGTTTACATCCCAACGGGCTTGTTGACCTGCTTTGGAAATAACATAGTTGGATTCCCATATTTCTACGACATCACCGAGGTCAATTGAGTAGGGCTGATAGGAAGGATTATCGCTGACGAGAGTCAGTTTGTTTTTTGCTTTAATATTTTTTTGTACCCGCTTATAAACAATACCATCCGTACGGGATACTAAAATACAGGCTGAATTATTTTTTAAATCATCCGGGTCATCTACTTTTTCACAAACAATGATGGAGCCGCTCGGCACCGGCAACATACTATCACCCACAATTTCAAATGCACGATAATCACCACCACTCATCATCGGTAAAGTAAAAGTATTGAGTTCATCAATGAACTCAGGATCGCCATAACCTGCCATATAACCAGCGGCTGCTTTTACCGGCACGAATGGAATATCATTCCTGCCCTGTGCAAGTTTGGCTGCACGACGTCGGGCCAGGTAGTTGGACTTATTATCACTTAAATCTCTTCTGAGCAGATCGTCCATCGTGATCTTGAACATATCACAGACCATCTCCAATACTTCCATATTTGGCAGGGCCCTCTCCTCTTCGTAGGCACCTATAAGGCTTCTTTTCACTCTTAACTTATCAGCAAATTCCTGCTGTGTCCATCCGCGCAACTTGCGCAGGTATTTCAGATTCTGATTAGCAAATGACATAAAGGCTAATTTAATTAGCTGCAAAATACTAAAATTTTTTGTTTCTCCAAATTTCTGTTCAATTTGACATAGATCGTATATAAGGCATTTATGAAGTTTATTTAAAACCTGCTTTTCAACAACTGTGAACTATGGGGTTTGATGCGCTAAGAATTATTCCGCACATTTGCCTTTCATTATGGCAAAAGCTAAAAAAGAAAGACCGGTAATATTGATCGTAAACGATGATGGTGTTACAGCTCCTGGTATTATTAATCTTGTAGATTCAGTTAAAGATCTTGGAAAGATCGTAGTAGTGGCGCCAGATAAACCACAATCCGGGATGGGGCATGCGATCACTATTGGTTCCCCGCTACGCTTGCATAAAGTACAGGTGCCAGGAGCTGATGAAGCTTATGCCTGTACTGGTACACCCGTAGATTGTGTAAAGCTTGCCGTTGATAAAGTATTACACCGCAAGCCTGATCTATGCCTGAGTGGAATTAATCATGGTGCTAATCACAGTATCAATGTTATTTACTCGGGTACTATGAGTGCCGCATTGGAAGCTGCTATTGAAAGTATTCCTTCCGTTGGTTTTTCTTTGCTCGATTTTAGCATTGATGCAGATTTTACAGCAGCAAAAAAATATGCCCGCATCATTGTAGAAAAAATGCTGAAAACAAAGCTGGATAAACATGCTGTACTGAATGTGAATATTCCGGCTTTACCGGCAGACCAGATAAGGGGAATAAAAATATGCAAGCAGGCTTATGCTAAATATGAAGAAGATTTCATTGAACGTCATGACCCCGGTGGCAAACGATATTACTGGCTTACTGGTGAGTTTGTAAATTTTGACAAAGCAAAAGATACTGATGTGTGGGCATTGGCGCATAATTATGTAAGTGTGGTTCCTGTACAATTTGATCTGACGAATTACGTTCTTAAAGCGAAACTTGAAAAAACATGGAAATGATATTTAAAAAAGATAGTTTAAAACTCGGATTGGTATTAGGTCTTGTCGGACCCGTATTAGGTTTAGTGGTCATTTATTTTGTCAAATACAGCGAAGTCAGCTTCGGAGATTTTTTTGATCTCTTTATAAATACCAGGAGTATGATCACCGCCATTGGTTCACTTTCTTTATTGGCCAATGTAATTTTATTTACTCTTTATATTAATACACACCGGGACAATACCGCTAAAGGCATTTTCCTGATCACACTTGTTTATGGTATTGCAATTCTGTTGTTGAAAGTTTTTGTTCACTAACAAGGCTATTTATTTCCCCCCTTTTATTTCCAGTGTGCACGTTGGCAAATGTTATAGTATTTTGCAGCTTCAATGAAGTATTATATAATAGCCGGTGAAGCATCCGGTGATCTGCACGGCAGCAATCTTATAAAAGAATTAAAGAAAAAAGATACGGCAGCAAATATCCGCTGTTGGGGCGGCGATCTCATGCAACAAGCAGGTGGTGATCTTGTAAAACATTACCGTGACCTTGCATTTATGGGTTTTACTGAAGTGCTGATGAATCTGCCAACCATTCTACGCAATTTGAAGTTCTGCAAAGAAGATATTTTATCATTCAAACCTGATGCTATTATACTGATCGATTATCCCGGTTTTAATTTAAGAATTGCGAAATGGGCAAAAGAACAGGGCATTAAAGTCATTTACTATATTTCGCCACAGGTTTGGGCATGGAAAGAAGGTCGTGTAAAAATGATGAAAGAATGCATTGATAAAATGTTGGTGATACTTCCATTTGAAAAAGATTATTTTAAAAACAAATGGAACTGGGAAGTGGAATATGTAGGGCATCCGTTGGTAGAAGTAGTAGAAAGTGAAATGATAAAAGTGAAAAGTGAAAATTCAAGTGACAAAAAAAATATTGCATTGTTGCCGGGTAGTCGCAAGCAGGAAATACTGAAGAAGTTGCCGATCATGCTAGAGGTTTCAAAATCATTTCCTGGCTATCAATTTGTAATTGCAAAAGGATCGGCTGTCGATGATAGTTTCTATAATGAACTGATAAAACCCTACCCTAATGTATCATCGGTAAGAAATGAGACTTACAATTTACTCCTGGAATCAAAAGCTGCATTGGTTACTTCGGGAACTGCAACATTAGAAACCGCATTGTTTGATGTACCAGAAGTTGTTTGCTATAAAGGTTCATCTATCTCCTACCAAATAGCAAAACGGCTCATCAAAGTAAAATACATCTCACTTGTAAATCTTATTATGGATAAACCGGTGGTGAAAGAGTTAATACAGGATGAACTTACTCCCGAAAATTTGAAACACGAATTACAGGAATTGCTTTCCAACGAAGAACGAATTAAGCAGGTAAAAAAAGATTATTCAGATCTAAAAACTTTACTCAGCCAGGGCGGGCATGCATCTGAAAAAGCAGCTAGTTCGATCTTTAACTTTCTATCGTGACAGAAATTTTATCAGCATTATTATCAATGCCAGCAAGAACAGCAGGATGCTTGTCCGGTTGATCCAATGCATTTTTTTGATGAAATCTGTTTTGGGCCGGTTGGGATCTGGCTTGCGCAGGTAAAGATATTCAGCAATTTGTTTAAGCACTCCCATTGTGTAATAGTTTATCGTTGGAAAATAAAGTTATCACTTATCTTAGAATGATAACAAATAAGCATGTATAAAGTTGTCATCAAATCGTTTTTTTTAATACCGCTGTTATTATGTTCCTCATTTTTAAATGCTCAGGAAAATTATCCGTTCGTGCATGAAACAGATCCATTGGCTATAAAAAAACTGGAAGAATGGAAAGACTGGAAATTCGGTTTGCTGATGCATTGGGGAGCCTATTCTATCTGGGGTATTGTAGAAAGCTGGAGTCTGTGCCCCGAAGATGAAGGATGGTGTGAACGTAAAAAAGGCAGCTTTCAAAATTATGCCGAGTATAAAAAAGATTATGAAAATCTCGGGGCACAATTCAATCCTGTAAAATTTAACCCGGCTAAATGGGCCACCGCTGCTAAGGATGCGGGCATGAAGTATATGGTGTTTACTACCAAACATCATGATGGTTTTAGTATGTTCGATACTAAACAAACAGATTATAAGATCACAGCTCCCTGGGTGCCGTTTCATAGTAATCCGAAAGCAGATGTAACAAAAGAAATTTTTAATGCTTTCAGAAATGAAGGTATCAGCACCGGCGCTTATTTCAGTAAACCGGATTGGCATAACGAAAATTTCTGGTGGCCCTATTTTCCGCCGATGAACAGGAATGTGAATTATGATATTAAAAAATACCCGCAGCGCTGGAAAAATTTCCAGGACTTTACTTATAACCAGATCAAAGAGCTGATGACTGATTATGGCAAGGTTGATATTCTCTGGCTGGATGGTGCATGGGTGCGGCCCGATTCAGTGGTTGATAAAAATATAGATTGGCAAAAAAATATTCCTGCCGGACAGGATGTGGACATGACACGAATTTCAAAAATGTGCCGTCAATTGCAACCCGGCATTATCATCGTTGACCGTTGGGTGCCGGGGCCATATGAAAATTATCATACACCTGAGCAGCAAATTCCTGATAAACCCCTTCCCTATCCCTGGGAAACATGTATGACGATGGCAGGTAGCTGGAGTTATGTACCAAATGATAAATATAAACCCACGAACACAATCATTCATAACCTGATCGATATTGTTTCAAAAGGTGGAAACTATTTACTCAATATAGCACCTGGCCCTGATGGAGAATGGCATGATGATGCGTATGTAAAACTGAAAGAGATCGGCATATGGATGAAGCTGAATGGTGAAGCGATTTATAATACAAGACCGATTGCTCCTTATAAAGAAAATAATATTTGTTTTACACAAAGCAAGGATGGCAAAACAATTTATGTACATTATTTGTTAAAGGAAAATGAGTCAATTCCATCTGAAATTATTTTTAAAGGAACAGAGCCCGGCAGCAAGTCGGTTGCTTCATTGGTGTCAACAGGGAAAAAGTTGATCTGGAAAAAAGAAAATGGGGTTACAAAAATAGTTTTACCGAAAGGAACTACTGCTTCTCATGCCATTGTAATTAAAATTACCAACGGCTAATAATCATATACACTTATGAAAAAAATACTGTTATTAATTTGTACTGCTGGCAGTTTTTTATTTTCACAAGGGCAGTCAAGAATTGATCCCTCTAAAATTGATATCGTCCGTGATTCATTTGGTGTGCCGCATATTTTTGCTAAAACAGATGCTGAAGTTGCTTATGGATTGGCTTGGGCAAATGCAGAAGATGATTTTAAAAGTATACAAGAAGTAGTGTTGCCTGCTAAAGGGCTGATGGGAAAAGTGCAAGGCAAAGCCGGTGCTGCCGGTGATTATGCATTTGCTTTATTTCGTTGTAAAGAAATAACTGAAGAAAGATGGAGCTTACTTTCTCCTGAATTCATAAAGCTGATAGAAGGTTATTTACAGGGCATTAACGCTTATGCCGCCAGTCACCCATCTGAAGTATTGCATAAAAAAATATTTCCTGTTACTCCCAAAGAATATATCTCTTCATCGGTACTTGCACTCACTGTTTTTAATGGTGCCGGTGATGCATTGCAACGCATTTTTGCCAATAAAGAATTTACTGTGCCTGAACTGGACAAGAAAGGAAGCAACTCATCGGCAGTTCATAACTCAAAAACAGAAACAGGTGAAAACTATTTACTGATAAATGCTCATCAACCCAATACCGGTTCGCAGGCATTTTATGAAGCGCATATTTGCAGCGAAGAAGGCCTGAATGTACTTGGGGGTTTGCTTGCTGGCGGCCCCTGTATTTTGCATGGTGTAAATGAAAATTTAGGTTGGGCACACACTGTTAACTATAACGATCGCATGGATATTTATCAACTTGAAATGAATCCTGGCAATTCAACTCAATACAAATTTGACGGGCAATGGATAGACCTTGAAGTAAAAACAGTGAAACTGAAAATAAAAGGTGTACCGGTTACTATAAAAAGAAAGGTTTACTGGAGCAAGTATGGCCCTACTATGAAAAACAAACAAGGCTTTTTCTCTATCCGTTTAGGAGGATGGATGCGAATCGGTGCATTGGAACAATGGTATAAAATGGATAAAGCGAAAAACTTTACTGAGTTTTCTCAAGCCATCAGTTCACAGGAACTTTCTATGTTCAACATCATGTATGCTGACCGTCATGATACTATTTATTATATCAACAGTGGCTTGGTTCCAATACGAAAATCACCTGAATATAACTGGCGCCGCACAGTGCCCGGTAATACTTCAAATACTTTATGGACGGAATTCAGGACTGTGAAAGAACATCCGCAATATATAAACCCTTCCAGCGGGTTTTTATTCAATACGAATCATTCATCTTTTCTCGCAACTAGCGCAAACGATAACCTGAAACCTCAATCTTTTCCTGCAATAGATGGTTGGGAAACTTATCATAACAACCGCAGTGCAAGATTTCTTGAATTATTTCCGCAAAATGAAAAATTGAGTTTTGAAAAATTCAAGCAAATAAAATTTGACAAACAGCTGCCAACACAACTTCGTTATCCTTATGGCATTGATACAATGAACCTGCTAAAGGAAAACGACTATCCCGAATTCGCATCATTGATCACAGAATTTAAAAATTGGAATAAAAAAGGTGATGCAAACAGTAAAGGTGCCGCCATCTTTCTTTTAACTTATCAGCATCTTGCAAAATCACTGAATGGCCAGGCTTCAAAACCTATTACTAAAGCTGAGGCAATTGAAACTTATAAATATGTAAAAGATTATCTGACCACTC
This window contains:
- a CDS encoding LexA family transcriptional regulator; the encoded protein is MSFANQNLKYLRKLRGWTQQEFADKLRVKRSLIGAYEEERALPNMEVLEMVCDMFKITMDDLLRRDLSDNKSNYLARRRAAKLAQGRNDIPFVPVKAAAGYMAGYGDPEFIDELNTFTLPMMSGGDYRAFEIVGDSMLPVPSGSIIVCEKVDDPDDLKNNSACILVSRTDGIVYKRVQKNIKAKNKLTLVSDNPSYQPYSIDLGDVVEIWESNYVISKAGQQARWDVNQLASLVNNLQEQVVTLKKRMN
- a CDS encoding alpha-L-fucosidase, which gives rise to MYKVVIKSFFLIPLLLCSSFLNAQENYPFVHETDPLAIKKLEEWKDWKFGLLMHWGAYSIWGIVESWSLCPEDEGWCERKKGSFQNYAEYKKDYENLGAQFNPVKFNPAKWATAAKDAGMKYMVFTTKHHDGFSMFDTKQTDYKITAPWVPFHSNPKADVTKEIFNAFRNEGISTGAYFSKPDWHNENFWWPYFPPMNRNVNYDIKKYPQRWKNFQDFTYNQIKELMTDYGKVDILWLDGAWVRPDSVVDKNIDWQKNIPAGQDVDMTRISKMCRQLQPGIIIVDRWVPGPYENYHTPEQQIPDKPLPYPWETCMTMAGSWSYVPNDKYKPTNTIIHNLIDIVSKGGNYLLNIAPGPDGEWHDDAYVKLKEIGIWMKLNGEAIYNTRPIAPYKENNICFTQSKDGKTIYVHYLLKENESIPSEIIFKGTEPGSKSVASLVSTGKKLIWKKENGVTKIVLPKGTTASHAIVIKITNG
- a CDS encoding lipid-A-disaccharide synthase, with amino-acid sequence MKYYIIAGEASGDLHGSNLIKELKKKDTAANIRCWGGDLMQQAGGDLVKHYRDLAFMGFTEVLMNLPTILRNLKFCKEDILSFKPDAIILIDYPGFNLRIAKWAKEQGIKVIYYISPQVWAWKEGRVKMMKECIDKMLVILPFEKDYFKNKWNWEVEYVGHPLVEVVESEMIKVKSENSSDKKNIALLPGSRKQEILKKLPIMLEVSKSFPGYQFVIAKGSAVDDSFYNELIKPYPNVSSVRNETYNLLLESKAALVTSGTATLETALFDVPEVVCYKGSSISYQIAKRLIKVKYISLVNLIMDKPVVKELIQDELTPENLKHELQELLSNEERIKQVKKDYSDLKTLLSQGGHASEKAASSIFNFLS
- the surE gene encoding 5'/3'-nucleotidase SurE, with translation MAKAKKERPVILIVNDDGVTAPGIINLVDSVKDLGKIVVVAPDKPQSGMGHAITIGSPLRLHKVQVPGADEAYACTGTPVDCVKLAVDKVLHRKPDLCLSGINHGANHSINVIYSGTMSAALEAAIESIPSVGFSLLDFSIDADFTAAKKYARIIVEKMLKTKLDKHAVLNVNIPALPADQIRGIKICKQAYAKYEEDFIERHDPGGKRYYWLTGEFVNFDKAKDTDVWALAHNYVSVVPVQFDLTNYVLKAKLEKTWK
- a CDS encoding acylase, with translation MKKILLLICTAGSFLFSQGQSRIDPSKIDIVRDSFGVPHIFAKTDAEVAYGLAWANAEDDFKSIQEVVLPAKGLMGKVQGKAGAAGDYAFALFRCKEITEERWSLLSPEFIKLIEGYLQGINAYAASHPSEVLHKKIFPVTPKEYISSSVLALTVFNGAGDALQRIFANKEFTVPELDKKGSNSSAVHNSKTETGENYLLINAHQPNTGSQAFYEAHICSEEGLNVLGGLLAGGPCILHGVNENLGWAHTVNYNDRMDIYQLEMNPGNSTQYKFDGQWIDLEVKTVKLKIKGVPVTIKRKVYWSKYGPTMKNKQGFFSIRLGGWMRIGALEQWYKMDKAKNFTEFSQAISSQELSMFNIMYADRHDTIYYINSGLVPIRKSPEYNWRRTVPGNTSNTLWTEFRTVKEHPQYINPSSGFLFNTNHSSFLATSANDNLKPQSFPAIDGWETYHNNRSARFLELFPQNEKLSFEKFKQIKFDKQLPTQLRYPYGIDTMNLLKENDYPEFASLITEFKNWNKKGDANSKGAAIFLLTYQHLAKSLNGQASKPITKAEAIETYKYVKDYLTTHFGRTDIMLGDLQKLVRGDKDWPLGGFPDLLSPQWTSPYKDGKLKSTGGDGLIMFVRFPKNNLPIIETVNMYGASSHPGNKHFDDQVEMYLQQKTKKMTLDKKEVYRTAKRVYHPQ